Proteins encoded together in one Rossellomorea sp. y25 window:
- the pepV gene encoding dipeptidase PepV: MSINWTNEVEKRKDDLLKDLQHFLQIKSVLDEENATEEAPLGKGVKEALDYLLTLGEKDGFTPKNVDHLAGHLEFGEGNDLLGILCHVDVVPEGDGWSVDPYGGEIKDGKIFARGAIDDKGPTMAAYYAMKIVKDLDPTFNKRIRMIIGTDEESDWRCVEHYFKKEEMPTMGFAPDADFPIIHAEKGIADYDLVQTEPADASQSGIKVLSFESGRRYNMVPDYAKAVLLVDEDHTKWVQNFEIFTKEENIKGNYYIENGELVFEVEGVSSHGMEPDNGKNAGLYLAAFLSQLPLSSKGKEFFEFTTKHFFKDSRGIQLGVSYRDDITGDLTINVGKLRYSDADGGRLGLNMRYPVTFEMEKGKAIIENIEGYSIENFSDSKPHHVSKDDELVQTLKKVYEDQTGERGELLSIGGGTYARSLEAGVAFGALFPGREDIAHQKDEYMYIEDLLKATAIYAQAIYELACES, translated from the coding sequence ATGAGTATCAATTGGACAAATGAAGTGGAGAAGCGGAAGGACGATTTGCTTAAGGATCTGCAACATTTCCTGCAAATTAAAAGTGTGTTGGATGAAGAGAATGCGACAGAGGAAGCACCGCTGGGAAAAGGCGTGAAAGAAGCGCTGGACTATCTGTTAACCCTTGGTGAGAAAGACGGTTTCACCCCTAAGAATGTGGATCATCTTGCAGGGCATTTAGAATTTGGGGAAGGAAATGACCTTCTCGGCATCCTTTGTCATGTGGATGTTGTGCCGGAAGGGGATGGATGGAGTGTCGATCCTTATGGCGGTGAGATAAAAGACGGTAAGATTTTCGCCCGTGGAGCGATCGACGACAAAGGTCCTACAATGGCTGCTTACTATGCCATGAAAATCGTAAAAGATCTTGATCCCACCTTTAATAAGCGAATCCGCATGATCATTGGGACAGATGAGGAAAGTGACTGGAGATGTGTAGAGCACTATTTCAAAAAAGAAGAAATGCCTACAATGGGATTTGCTCCTGATGCCGATTTCCCGATCATTCATGCAGAAAAAGGGATTGCCGACTATGATTTAGTTCAAACAGAACCAGCGGATGCGTCCCAATCAGGCATCAAAGTCCTGTCCTTCGAGTCCGGCCGCCGCTACAACATGGTTCCTGACTATGCAAAGGCAGTCCTTCTAGTGGACGAGGACCATACAAAATGGGTTCAAAACTTTGAAATTTTCACAAAGGAAGAAAACATCAAAGGTAACTATTACATCGAAAACGGCGAGCTTGTTTTTGAAGTCGAAGGTGTTTCTTCACATGGAATGGAGCCTGACAACGGGAAGAATGCGGGTCTCTACTTAGCCGCATTCTTATCACAGCTGCCACTATCTTCTAAAGGAAAAGAATTCTTTGAGTTCACGACCAAGCATTTCTTTAAAGATTCAAGAGGGATTCAACTCGGTGTAAGCTACCGTGACGATATTACGGGAGATTTAACGATCAACGTAGGGAAACTGCGCTATTCAGATGCTGATGGTGGACGATTAGGATTAAACATGCGTTATCCGGTTACGTTTGAGATGGAAAAAGGAAAGGCAATCATCGAGAACATAGAAGGCTATTCAATTGAGAACTTCTCAGATAGTAAACCTCATCATGTGTCGAAAGACGATGAACTCGTTCAAACGCTGAAAAAGGTATATGAGGATCAAACCGGTGAGAGAGGCGAGTTATTAAGCATCGGTGGAGGGACTTACGCCAGAAGCTTAGAGGCAGGCGTAGCATTTGGAGCTTTATTCCCGGGCCGTGAAGATATTGCTCATCAGAAGGATGAATATATGTATATAGAGGATCTCCTGAAAGCAACGGCTATTTACGCACAGGCTATCTATGAATTAGCCTGTGAATCTTAA
- a CDS encoding DeoR family transcriptional regulator, whose product MKPSTNRMLTRIKAVYMYIKQKGTVTTQDLVDEFGITPRTIQRDLNVLAYNDLVQSPSRGQWTTTEKKVKMTS is encoded by the coding sequence TTGAAACCTTCAACCAATCGTATGCTAACTAGAATCAAAGCTGTATACATGTACATTAAACAGAAAGGTACTGTAACAACTCAAGATCTTGTAGACGAATTTGGCATTACTCCTCGCACCATACAAAGAGATCTCAACGTGTTAGCTTACAATGACTTGGTGCAAAGCCCAAGTCGCGGTCAATGGACAACTACGGAGAAGAAAGTGAAGATGACTTCTTAA
- a CDS encoding pseudouridine synthase, with protein sequence MRIDKMLANMGYGSRKEVKKLLKDGGLQVNGEVIKDGKVHINTEKDTVMLYGEQVEYREYIYLLMNKPPGVISATEDGQDETVIDLLQLEDQIFNPFPVGRLDKDTEGFLLITNDGQLSHQLLSPKRHVPKTYFAVIDGEVTEKDVEAFKSGVTLDDGYKTKPGDLTILKSGLTSDIELTITEGKFHQVKRMFESVGKRVIYLKRLTMGPLELDQDLELGEYRELTEEEVTLLKEYKPE encoded by the coding sequence TTGAGAATAGATAAAATGCTTGCCAATATGGGTTACGGCAGCCGGAAAGAAGTAAAGAAATTATTAAAGGATGGCGGACTTCAGGTCAATGGAGAGGTCATTAAGGATGGAAAGGTACATATCAATACGGAGAAGGATACGGTGATGTTGTATGGAGAACAGGTTGAGTATCGTGAATACATCTACCTTCTCATGAATAAGCCACCTGGAGTCATCTCAGCAACTGAAGATGGACAGGATGAAACCGTCATTGATTTACTTCAATTGGAAGATCAGATATTCAATCCATTTCCTGTTGGAAGACTCGATAAGGATACAGAAGGATTCCTTCTCATTACGAATGACGGTCAATTATCTCACCAGCTCCTTTCTCCGAAGCGTCATGTACCGAAAACGTATTTTGCCGTGATTGACGGGGAAGTGACAGAAAAGGACGTGGAAGCCTTTAAAAGTGGAGTCACATTGGATGATGGCTATAAAACGAAGCCGGGGGATTTAACGATCTTAAAATCGGGTTTAACTTCAGATATTGAATTGACGATTACAGAAGGGAAATTCCATCAGGTGAAGAGGATGTTTGAAAGTGTCGGCAAGCGCGTGATCTATCTGAAGCGTTTAACGATGGGACCACTCGAGCTTGATCAAGACCTGGAGCTTGGGGAGTACCGTGAGCTGACAGAAGAGGAAGTAACCCTTCTTAAGGAATATAAGCCGGAATAA
- a CDS encoding polysaccharide biosynthesis protein, which translates to MSSKLIRGTFILTLGTFISKFLGLFYVIPFDDLLKGHEEGASLYQYGYVPYTIFLTVATAGVPLAVSKFVSKYNAIGEYAVGRRLFKSGLVLMTLTGIVSFLIMYAFAPVFAEMTIKSDEQVISVAQVTTVIRAVSFALIIIPFMSLIRGFFQGHQSMGPTAVSQVIEQIVRIVFLLGGIYVVLNILNGSVTTAIAVATFAAFVGGLASLGALIWYWFKRKPHLDELLEEDRGQEEISLRSMYKEIIAYSIPFIFVGLANPLFQLVDQITFNTAMADIGNAKISDHAFAVLNFYTHKLVIIPVSLATAFSMTLIPLITTSYTSGDRKTMRRNIDQTFQILLFLTVPAALGIALLAEPTYTMFYHSDALGTSILRSYAPVAILFALFAVTAAILQGIDEQKFTIFSLLVGLLLKLVLNIPLIRLFETQGAVIATVIGYAVAILINLYIIKKYARYQFRLILRRTMFIGALNAIMAVVVLVLYGVLVQFLNPESGFQSIILVAVCGGVGALVYFYLSLRSKLADRLFGDKVARIRSKLRIG; encoded by the coding sequence ATGTCATCTAAATTAATAAGAGGAACGTTTATCTTAACGTTAGGGACCTTTATTTCGAAGTTTTTAGGTCTTTTTTATGTTATACCGTTTGATGATTTGTTAAAAGGTCATGAAGAGGGGGCATCCCTTTATCAATATGGGTATGTACCGTATACCATCTTTCTGACTGTAGCGACTGCAGGCGTGCCGCTGGCCGTATCAAAATTCGTTTCAAAATATAATGCCATAGGGGAATATGCCGTAGGGCGAAGGTTATTTAAATCAGGCCTGGTGTTGATGACGCTGACGGGGATTGTATCATTCCTCATTATGTATGCATTTGCACCGGTTTTTGCTGAAATGACGATTAAAAGTGATGAGCAGGTTATTTCCGTTGCACAGGTGACAACGGTCATACGCGCAGTAAGCTTTGCACTGATCATCATTCCGTTTATGAGCTTGATTCGGGGATTCTTCCAGGGGCACCAATCCATGGGCCCGACGGCGGTTTCCCAGGTGATAGAACAGATTGTCCGTATCGTGTTCTTACTCGGCGGGATATATGTTGTATTGAACATTCTGAATGGATCAGTGACGACCGCCATCGCCGTAGCCACATTTGCTGCATTTGTCGGGGGGCTGGCAAGTCTCGGGGCATTGATTTGGTATTGGTTTAAACGAAAGCCTCATTTAGATGAGCTATTAGAGGAAGATCGCGGTCAAGAAGAGATTTCATTACGATCGATGTACAAAGAAATCATCGCCTATTCGATTCCGTTTATTTTTGTGGGGCTCGCCAATCCATTGTTTCAACTGGTTGATCAGATTACATTTAATACAGCGATGGCGGATATAGGGAACGCAAAAATCTCCGACCATGCCTTCGCCGTATTAAACTTCTATACTCATAAGCTGGTTATCATCCCGGTGTCATTGGCAACCGCCTTTTCTATGACGCTGATCCCGTTAATTACGACCTCTTATACAAGCGGCGACCGGAAAACGATGCGTAGAAATATTGACCAAACCTTTCAAATTCTATTGTTTTTAACAGTGCCTGCTGCTTTGGGAATTGCACTTTTAGCTGAACCGACGTATACGATGTTCTATCATAGCGATGCGTTAGGAACTTCTATTTTGAGATCCTATGCACCTGTTGCGATTCTCTTTGCTTTATTTGCTGTTACGGCAGCCATTCTTCAAGGAATCGATGAGCAGAAATTTACGATTTTCAGCTTGCTGGTCGGCTTGCTTCTCAAGCTTGTCCTGAACATACCATTGATTCGCTTATTTGAAACTCAAGGTGCAGTCATTGCCACTGTGATAGGGTATGCGGTAGCGATTTTAATCAATTTATATATCATCAAGAAATATGCAAGATATCAATTCCGACTGATTTTGAGAAGAACAATGTTCATTGGAGCACTGAATGCCATAATGGCAGTGGTGGTATTGGTGCTATACGGTGTACTGGTCCAATTCCTTAATCCGGAATCCGGATTCCAATCGATTATTCTCGTTGCTGTCTGTGGCGGAGTGGGAGCACTCGTATACTTCTACTTAAGCTTAAGAAGTAAATTGGCAGATCGATTATTCGGAGATAAAGTGGCGAGAATTCGCAGCAAACTTCGCATAGGGTAA
- a CDS encoding NAD(P)/FAD-dependent oxidoreductase codes for MVKKYDVIVIGGGPSGLMASIAAGENGAKVLLVDKGTKLGRKLAISGGGRCNVTNRLPIEEIIKHIPGNGRFLYSAFSEFNNEDIISFFEKLGIKLKEEDHGRMFPVSNRALDVVEALLTRMKELKVDTRTSTSVEEVLYENGETVGILLKDGETLAANAVVIAVGGKSVPHTGSTGDGYPWATKAGHTITDLFPTEVPLTSDEPFIKKKELQGLSLRSVDLSVLNPKGKKIITHKMDMIFTHLGISGPAVLRCSQYVVKAMKKWNLTHVSMQIDSMPDQNEEQLFQSLHKQVKEEGKKAAKNIFKGLVPERYLLFLLDRAEIDHDEKGDHISSEKIRHFTKLLKQFTFNVNGTLSIDKAFVTGGGVSIKEIEPKTMASKKMNGLFFCGEVLDIHGYTGGYNITSALVTGRLAGLNAAKV; via the coding sequence ATGGTAAAGAAATACGATGTCATAGTGATAGGTGGAGGACCGTCCGGTTTAATGGCCAGTATCGCTGCCGGTGAGAACGGAGCGAAAGTCCTTCTTGTTGATAAAGGAACGAAACTTGGAAGAAAGCTCGCGATTTCAGGTGGTGGTCGCTGCAACGTGACCAATCGACTTCCGATAGAAGAAATCATTAAGCATATTCCTGGAAATGGACGTTTTTTATACAGTGCATTTTCTGAGTTCAATAATGAAGATATCATCTCTTTCTTCGAAAAACTCGGGATTAAATTAAAAGAGGAAGATCACGGCAGGATGTTCCCGGTATCAAACAGGGCCCTGGACGTTGTGGAAGCCTTATTGACCCGCATGAAGGAATTAAAGGTGGATACCCGAACCAGCACAAGTGTGGAGGAAGTTTTATACGAAAACGGGGAAACGGTCGGCATCCTCTTGAAAGACGGGGAAACGCTTGCCGCAAATGCTGTCGTCATAGCGGTTGGAGGTAAGTCCGTCCCTCATACAGGATCAACTGGTGATGGGTATCCGTGGGCAACAAAAGCCGGGCATACGATTACCGACTTGTTCCCGACGGAGGTTCCCCTAACGTCGGATGAACCGTTTATTAAGAAGAAAGAGCTGCAAGGACTTTCATTGCGAAGTGTTGATTTGAGCGTATTGAATCCTAAGGGAAAGAAAATCATCACGCATAAAATGGATATGATTTTTACCCATTTAGGAATTTCCGGACCGGCTGTTCTTCGTTGCAGTCAATATGTGGTAAAGGCCATGAAAAAATGGAACCTGACCCATGTTTCTATGCAAATCGATTCCATGCCTGATCAAAATGAAGAGCAGCTCTTTCAATCCCTTCATAAGCAGGTAAAGGAAGAAGGAAAAAAAGCCGCAAAAAATATATTCAAAGGACTGGTCCCTGAGAGATATCTGTTATTCTTACTGGATCGCGCAGAGATTGATCACGACGAAAAAGGAGACCACATCTCCTCAGAAAAAATCCGTCATTTTACAAAGCTTCTAAAACAATTCACCTTCAATGTGAACGGAACATTATCCATTGATAAAGCCTTTGTAACGGGCGGAGGGGTTTCCATCAAAGAAATCGAACCGAAAACGATGGCTTCGAAAAAGATGAACGGCCTCTTCTTCTGCGGTGAAGTACTCGACATCCACGGATATACAGGCGGCTATAATATTACTTCTGCCCTTGTTACTGGACGGCTTGCCGGATTGAATGCAGCGAAGGTATGA
- a CDS encoding sporulation protein Cse60, with product MIQVKVFDYEHEKDLEKDMNQFLSKMDDKKIVDIKYHVAAMSEEVEDQIYCFSAMVVYRK from the coding sequence GTGATCCAGGTTAAGGTCTTCGACTACGAGCATGAAAAAGATTTAGAGAAAGATATGAACCAATTCCTCAGTAAAATGGATGATAAAAAGATCGTTGATATTAAATATCACGTAGCGGCGATGTCGGAGGAAGTAGAGGACCAGATCTATTGTTTTTCGGCCATGGTTGTATATAGAAAATAA